A single region of the Phyllostomus discolor isolate MPI-MPIP mPhyDis1 chromosome 14, mPhyDis1.pri.v3, whole genome shotgun sequence genome encodes:
- the KIRREL1 gene encoding kin of IRRE-like protein 1 isoform X5, protein MLSLLIWILTLSDTFSQVPALALPGTQTRFSQEPADQTVVAGQRAVLPCVLLNYSGIVQWTKDGLALGMGQGLKAWPRYRVVGSADTGQYNLEITDAELSDDASYECQATEAALRSRRAKLTVLIPPEDTRIDGGPVLLLQAGTPHNLTCRAFNAKPAATIIWFRDGTQQEGAVASTELLKDGKRETTISQLLINPTDLDIGRVFTCRSVNEAIPSGKETSIELDVHHPPTVTLSIEPQTVQEGERVVFTCQATANPEILGYRWAKGGFLIEDAHESRYETNVDYSFFTEPVSCEVYNKVGSTNVSTLVNVHFAPRIVVDPKPTTTDIGSDVTLTCVWVGNPPLTLTWTKKDSNMGPRPLGSPPEAALSAQVLSNSNQLLLKSVTQADAGTYTCRAIVPRIGVAEREVPLYVNGPPIISSEAVQYAVRGDGGKVECFIGSTPPPDRIAWAWKENFLEVGTLERYTVERTNSGSGVLSTLTINNVMEADFQTHYNCTAWNSFGPGTAIIQLEEREVLPVGIIAGATIGAGILLTFFFITLVFFLYRRRKGSRKDVTLRKLDIKVETVNREPLTMHSDREDDTASVSTATRVMKAIYSSFKDDVDLKQDLRCDTIDTREEYEMKDPTNGYYNVRAHEDRPSSRAVLYADYRAPGPARFEGRPSSRLSHSSGYAQLNTYNRAPASDYGPEPTAPGPATPAGTDTTSQLSYENYEKFSSHPFPGAAGYPTYRLGYPQVPPSALERTPFEAYDPIGKYTTATRFSYTSQHSDYGQRFQQRMQTHV, encoded by the exons TGCCAGCTTTGGCTTTGCCAGGGACCCAGACTCGCTTCAGCCAGGAGCCAGCCGACCAGACTGTGGTGGCCGGACAGCGGGCCGTGCTTCCCTGCGTACTGCTCAACTACTCAGGAATTGTGCAATGGACCAAGGATGGGCTGGCGCTGGGCATGGGCCAAGGACTCAAAG CATGGCCGCGGTACCGGGTCGTGGGCTCTGCAGACACCGGGCAGTACAACCTGGAGATCACTGATGCCGAGCTCTCTGATGATGCCTCTTATGAATGTCAGGCCACCGAGGCTGCTCTGCGCTCCCGGCGGGCGAAACTCACCGTGCTCA TCCCTCCAGAGGATACTAGGATTGATGGAGGTCCTGTACTTCTGCTGCAAGCAGGCACCCCCCACAACCTCACATGCCGAGCCTTTAATGCCAAGCCTGCTGCTACCATCATCTGGTTCCGGGACGGGACTCAGCAGGAAGGTGCTGTGGCCAGCACG GAACTGCTGAAGGATGGGAAGAGGGAGACCACTATCAGCCAGCTGCTCATTAACCCCACAGACCTGGACATTGGGCGAGTCTTCACCTGCCGCAGCGTGAACGAGGCCATCCCGAGTGGCAAGGAGACTTCCATTGAGCTTGATGTGCACC ACCCTCCTACAGTGACGCTGTCCATTGAGCCACAGACTGTGCAAGAGGGCGAGCGTGTTGTCTTTACATGCCAGGCCACAGCCAATCCTGAAATCCTAGGCTACAG ATGGGCCAAGGGGGGCTTTTTGATTGAAGATGCCCATGAGAGTCGCTATGAGACAAATGTTGATTATTCCTTCTTCACGGAGCCTGTGTCCTGTGAGGTTTACAACAAAGTGGGCAGCACCAATGTCAGCACTTTAGTAAATGTTCACT TTGCCCCTCGGATTGTAGTTGACCCTAAACCTACGACTACAGACATTGGCTCTGATGTGACTCTCACATGTGTCTGGGTTGGGAATCCCCCCCTCACCCTCACCTGGACCAAAAAGGACTCAAACATG GGGCCCAGGCCTCTTGGCTCCCCACCCGAGGCTGCTCTTTCTGCCCAGGTACTGAGTAACAGCAACCAGCTGCTGTTGAAGTCAGTGACCCAGGCAGATGCTGGCACCTACACCTGCCGGGCCATTGTACCTCGCATAGGAGTGGCTGAGAGGGAGGTGCCACTTTATGTGAATG GTCCCCCCATTATCTCCAGCGAGGCAGTGCAGTATGCTGTTAGGGGTGACGGTGGCAAGGTAGAATGTTTCATCGGGAGCACGCCACCCCCAGACCGCATT GCATGGGCATGGAAGGAGAACTTTCTGGAGGTGGGGACCCTGGAACGCTATACAGTGGAAAGGACCAACTCAGGCAGTGGGGTGCTGTCCACACTAACCATCAACAACGTCATGGAGGCTGACTTTCAGACCCACTATAACTGCACTGCTTGGAACAGCTTTGGGCCAGGCACAGCCATCATCCAGCTGGAAGAGAGAG AGGTGTTACCTGTGGGCATCATCGCTGGGGCCACCATCGGTGCAGGCATCCTGCTCACCTTCTTCTTTATTACCTTGGTGTTCTTCCTCTACCGGCGCCGCAAAGGCA GTCGCAAGGATGTGACCCTAAGGAAACTGGACATCAAGGTGGAAACAGTGAACCGTGAGCCACTCACAATGCATTCTGACCGGGAGGACGATACTGCCAGCGTCTCCACAGCGACTCGAGTCATGAAAGCCATCTACTCA TCCTTCAAGGATGATGTGGACCTGAAGCAGGACCTGCGCTGTGATACCATTGACACCCGGGAGGAGTATGAGATGAag GACCCCACCAATGGCTACTACAACGTGCGTGCCCACGAAGACCGACCCTCTTCCAGGGCAGTACTCTATGCTGACTACCGTGCCCCCGGCCCTGCCCGCTTCGAAGGCCGCCCCTCTTCCCGTCTCTCTCACTCCAGCGGCTATGCCCAGCTCAACACCTACAACCGGGCCCCAGCCTCCGATTACGGTCCAGAGCCCACAGCCCCTGGCCCAGCTACTCCAGCTGGCACCGACACAACCAGCCAGCTGTCGTACGAGAACTATGAGAAGTTCAGCTCCCATCCCTTCCCTGGGGCAGCAGGGTACCCCACCTATCGATTGGGTTACCCCCAAGTCCCACCTTCTGCCCTGGAACGGACCCCATTTGAGGCATATGACCCTATTGGCAAGTATACCACAGCCACTCGATTCTCCTACACATCCCAGCACTCGGACTATGGCCAGCGCTTCCAGCAGCGCATGCAGACTCATGTGTAG
- the KIRREL1 gene encoding kin of IRRE-like protein 1 isoform X2: MLSLLIWILTLSDTFSQVPALALPGTQTRFSQEPADQTVVAGQRAVLPCVLLNYSGIVQWTKDGLALGMGQGLKAWPRYRVVGSADTGQYNLEITDAELSDDASYECQATEAALRSRRAKLTVLIPPEDTRIDGGPVLLLQAGTPHNLTCRAFNAKPAATIIWFRDGTQQEGAVASTELLKDGKRETTISQLLINPTDLDIGRVFTCRSVNEAIPSGKETSIELDVHHPPTVTLSIEPQTVQEGERVVFTCQATANPEILGYRWAKGGFLIEDAHESRYETNVDYSFFTEPVSCEVYNKVGSTNVSTLVNVHFAPRIVVDPKPTTTDIGSDVTLTCVWVGNPPLTLTWTKKDSNMGPRPLGSPPEAALSAQVLSNSNQLLLKSVTQADAGTYTCRAIVPRIGVAEREVPLYVNGPPIISSEAVQYAVRGDGGKVECFIGSTPPPDRIAWAWKENFLEVGTLERYTVERTNSGSGVLSTLTINNVMEADFQTHYNCTAWNSFGPGTAIIQLEEREVLPVGIIAGATIGAGILLTFFFITLVFFLYRRRKGSRKDVTLRKLDIKVETVNREPLTMHSDREDDTASVSTATRVMKAIYSDPTNGYYNVRAHEDRPSSRAVLYADYRAPGPARFEGRPSSRLSHSSGYAQLNTYNRAPASDYGPEPTAPGPATPAGTDTTSQLSYENYEKFSSHPFPGAAGYPTYRLGYPQVPPSALERTPFEAYDPIGKYTTATRFSYTSQHSDYGQRFQQRMQTHV, encoded by the exons TGCCAGCTTTGGCTTTGCCAGGGACCCAGACTCGCTTCAGCCAGGAGCCAGCCGACCAGACTGTGGTGGCCGGACAGCGGGCCGTGCTTCCCTGCGTACTGCTCAACTACTCAGGAATTGTGCAATGGACCAAGGATGGGCTGGCGCTGGGCATGGGCCAAGGACTCAAAG CATGGCCGCGGTACCGGGTCGTGGGCTCTGCAGACACCGGGCAGTACAACCTGGAGATCACTGATGCCGAGCTCTCTGATGATGCCTCTTATGAATGTCAGGCCACCGAGGCTGCTCTGCGCTCCCGGCGGGCGAAACTCACCGTGCTCA TCCCTCCAGAGGATACTAGGATTGATGGAGGTCCTGTACTTCTGCTGCAAGCAGGCACCCCCCACAACCTCACATGCCGAGCCTTTAATGCCAAGCCTGCTGCTACCATCATCTGGTTCCGGGACGGGACTCAGCAGGAAGGTGCTGTGGCCAGCACG GAACTGCTGAAGGATGGGAAGAGGGAGACCACTATCAGCCAGCTGCTCATTAACCCCACAGACCTGGACATTGGGCGAGTCTTCACCTGCCGCAGCGTGAACGAGGCCATCCCGAGTGGCAAGGAGACTTCCATTGAGCTTGATGTGCACC ACCCTCCTACAGTGACGCTGTCCATTGAGCCACAGACTGTGCAAGAGGGCGAGCGTGTTGTCTTTACATGCCAGGCCACAGCCAATCCTGAAATCCTAGGCTACAG ATGGGCCAAGGGGGGCTTTTTGATTGAAGATGCCCATGAGAGTCGCTATGAGACAAATGTTGATTATTCCTTCTTCACGGAGCCTGTGTCCTGTGAGGTTTACAACAAAGTGGGCAGCACCAATGTCAGCACTTTAGTAAATGTTCACT TTGCCCCTCGGATTGTAGTTGACCCTAAACCTACGACTACAGACATTGGCTCTGATGTGACTCTCACATGTGTCTGGGTTGGGAATCCCCCCCTCACCCTCACCTGGACCAAAAAGGACTCAAACATG GGGCCCAGGCCTCTTGGCTCCCCACCCGAGGCTGCTCTTTCTGCCCAGGTACTGAGTAACAGCAACCAGCTGCTGTTGAAGTCAGTGACCCAGGCAGATGCTGGCACCTACACCTGCCGGGCCATTGTACCTCGCATAGGAGTGGCTGAGAGGGAGGTGCCACTTTATGTGAATG GTCCCCCCATTATCTCCAGCGAGGCAGTGCAGTATGCTGTTAGGGGTGACGGTGGCAAGGTAGAATGTTTCATCGGGAGCACGCCACCCCCAGACCGCATT GCATGGGCATGGAAGGAGAACTTTCTGGAGGTGGGGACCCTGGAACGCTATACAGTGGAAAGGACCAACTCAGGCAGTGGGGTGCTGTCCACACTAACCATCAACAACGTCATGGAGGCTGACTTTCAGACCCACTATAACTGCACTGCTTGGAACAGCTTTGGGCCAGGCACAGCCATCATCCAGCTGGAAGAGAGAG AGGTGTTACCTGTGGGCATCATCGCTGGGGCCACCATCGGTGCAGGCATCCTGCTCACCTTCTTCTTTATTACCTTGGTGTTCTTCCTCTACCGGCGCCGCAAAGGCA GTCGCAAGGATGTGACCCTAAGGAAACTGGACATCAAGGTGGAAACAGTGAACCGTGAGCCACTCACAATGCATTCTGACCGGGAGGACGATACTGCCAGCGTCTCCACAGCGACTCGAGTCATGAAAGCCATCTACTCA GACCCCACCAATGGCTACTACAACGTGCGTGCCCACGAAGACCGACCCTCTTCCAGGGCAGTACTCTATGCTGACTACCGTGCCCCCGGCCCTGCCCGCTTCGAAGGCCGCCCCTCTTCCCGTCTCTCTCACTCCAGCGGCTATGCCCAGCTCAACACCTACAACCGGGCCCCAGCCTCCGATTACGGTCCAGAGCCCACAGCCCCTGGCCCAGCTACTCCAGCTGGCACCGACACAACCAGCCAGCTGTCGTACGAGAACTATGAGAAGTTCAGCTCCCATCCCTTCCCTGGGGCAGCAGGGTACCCCACCTATCGATTGGGTTACCCCCAAGTCCCACCTTCTGCCCTGGAACGGACCCCATTTGAGGCATATGACCCTATTGGCAAGTATACCACAGCCACTCGATTCTCCTACACATCCCAGCACTCGGACTATGGCCAGCGCTTCCAGCAGCGCATGCAGACTCATGTGTAG
- the KIRREL1 gene encoding kin of IRRE-like protein 1 isoform X3 produces MLSLLIWILTLSDTFSQVPALALPGTQTRFSQEPADQTVVAGQRAVLPCVLLNYSGIVQWTKDGLALGMGQGLKVPPEDTRIDGGPVLLLQAGTPHNLTCRAFNAKPAATIIWFRDGTQQEGAVASTELLKDGKRETTISQLLINPTDLDIGRVFTCRSVNEAIPSGKETSIELDVHHPPTVTLSIEPQTVQEGERVVFTCQATANPEILGYRWAKGGFLIEDAHESRYETNVDYSFFTEPVSCEVYNKVGSTNVSTLVNVHFAPRIVVDPKPTTTDIGSDVTLTCVWVGNPPLTLTWTKKDSNMGPRPLGSPPEAALSAQVLSNSNQLLLKSVTQADAGTYTCRAIVPRIGVAEREVPLYVNGPPIISSEAVQYAVRGDGGKVECFIGSTPPPDRIAWAWKENFLEVGTLERYTVERTNSGSGVLSTLTINNVMEADFQTHYNCTAWNSFGPGTAIIQLEEREVLPVGIIAGATIGAGILLTFFFITLVFFLYRRRKGSRKDVTLRKLDIKVETVNREPLTMHSDREDDTASVSTATRVMKAIYSSFKDDVDLKQDLRCDTIDTREEYEMKDPTNGYYNVRAHEDRPSSRAVLYADYRAPGPARFEGRPSSRLSHSSGYAQLNTYNRAPASDYGPEPTAPGPATPAGTDTTSQLSYENYEKFSSHPFPGAAGYPTYRLGYPQVPPSALERTPFEAYDPIGKYTTATRFSYTSQHSDYGQRFQQRMQTHV; encoded by the exons TGCCAGCTTTGGCTTTGCCAGGGACCCAGACTCGCTTCAGCCAGGAGCCAGCCGACCAGACTGTGGTGGCCGGACAGCGGGCCGTGCTTCCCTGCGTACTGCTCAACTACTCAGGAATTGTGCAATGGACCAAGGATGGGCTGGCGCTGGGCATGGGCCAAGGACTCAAAG TCCCTCCAGAGGATACTAGGATTGATGGAGGTCCTGTACTTCTGCTGCAAGCAGGCACCCCCCACAACCTCACATGCCGAGCCTTTAATGCCAAGCCTGCTGCTACCATCATCTGGTTCCGGGACGGGACTCAGCAGGAAGGTGCTGTGGCCAGCACG GAACTGCTGAAGGATGGGAAGAGGGAGACCACTATCAGCCAGCTGCTCATTAACCCCACAGACCTGGACATTGGGCGAGTCTTCACCTGCCGCAGCGTGAACGAGGCCATCCCGAGTGGCAAGGAGACTTCCATTGAGCTTGATGTGCACC ACCCTCCTACAGTGACGCTGTCCATTGAGCCACAGACTGTGCAAGAGGGCGAGCGTGTTGTCTTTACATGCCAGGCCACAGCCAATCCTGAAATCCTAGGCTACAG ATGGGCCAAGGGGGGCTTTTTGATTGAAGATGCCCATGAGAGTCGCTATGAGACAAATGTTGATTATTCCTTCTTCACGGAGCCTGTGTCCTGTGAGGTTTACAACAAAGTGGGCAGCACCAATGTCAGCACTTTAGTAAATGTTCACT TTGCCCCTCGGATTGTAGTTGACCCTAAACCTACGACTACAGACATTGGCTCTGATGTGACTCTCACATGTGTCTGGGTTGGGAATCCCCCCCTCACCCTCACCTGGACCAAAAAGGACTCAAACATG GGGCCCAGGCCTCTTGGCTCCCCACCCGAGGCTGCTCTTTCTGCCCAGGTACTGAGTAACAGCAACCAGCTGCTGTTGAAGTCAGTGACCCAGGCAGATGCTGGCACCTACACCTGCCGGGCCATTGTACCTCGCATAGGAGTGGCTGAGAGGGAGGTGCCACTTTATGTGAATG GTCCCCCCATTATCTCCAGCGAGGCAGTGCAGTATGCTGTTAGGGGTGACGGTGGCAAGGTAGAATGTTTCATCGGGAGCACGCCACCCCCAGACCGCATT GCATGGGCATGGAAGGAGAACTTTCTGGAGGTGGGGACCCTGGAACGCTATACAGTGGAAAGGACCAACTCAGGCAGTGGGGTGCTGTCCACACTAACCATCAACAACGTCATGGAGGCTGACTTTCAGACCCACTATAACTGCACTGCTTGGAACAGCTTTGGGCCAGGCACAGCCATCATCCAGCTGGAAGAGAGAG AGGTGTTACCTGTGGGCATCATCGCTGGGGCCACCATCGGTGCAGGCATCCTGCTCACCTTCTTCTTTATTACCTTGGTGTTCTTCCTCTACCGGCGCCGCAAAGGCA GTCGCAAGGATGTGACCCTAAGGAAACTGGACATCAAGGTGGAAACAGTGAACCGTGAGCCACTCACAATGCATTCTGACCGGGAGGACGATACTGCCAGCGTCTCCACAGCGACTCGAGTCATGAAAGCCATCTACTCA TCCTTCAAGGATGATGTGGACCTGAAGCAGGACCTGCGCTGTGATACCATTGACACCCGGGAGGAGTATGAGATGAag GACCCCACCAATGGCTACTACAACGTGCGTGCCCACGAAGACCGACCCTCTTCCAGGGCAGTACTCTATGCTGACTACCGTGCCCCCGGCCCTGCCCGCTTCGAAGGCCGCCCCTCTTCCCGTCTCTCTCACTCCAGCGGCTATGCCCAGCTCAACACCTACAACCGGGCCCCAGCCTCCGATTACGGTCCAGAGCCCACAGCCCCTGGCCCAGCTACTCCAGCTGGCACCGACACAACCAGCCAGCTGTCGTACGAGAACTATGAGAAGTTCAGCTCCCATCCCTTCCCTGGGGCAGCAGGGTACCCCACCTATCGATTGGGTTACCCCCAAGTCCCACCTTCTGCCCTGGAACGGACCCCATTTGAGGCATATGACCCTATTGGCAAGTATACCACAGCCACTCGATTCTCCTACACATCCCAGCACTCGGACTATGGCCAGCGCTTCCAGCAGCGCATGCAGACTCATGTGTAG
- the KIRREL1 gene encoding kin of IRRE-like protein 1 isoform X1 — MLSLLIWILTLSDTFSQVPALALPGTQTRFSQEPADQTVVAGQRAVLPCVLLNYSGIVQWTKDGLALGMGQGLKAWPRYRVVGSADTGQYNLEITDAELSDDASYECQATEAALRSRRAKLTVLIPPEDTRIDGGPVLLLQAGTPHNLTCRAFNAKPAATIIWFRDGTQQEGAVASTELLKDGKRETTISQLLINPTDLDIGRVFTCRSVNEAIPSGKETSIELDVHHPPTVTLSIEPQTVQEGERVVFTCQATANPEILGYRWAKGGFLIEDAHESRYETNVDYSFFTEPVSCEVYNKVGSTNVSTLVNVHFAPRIVVDPKPTTTDIGSDVTLTCVWVGNPPLTLTWTKKDSNMVLSNSNQLLLKSVTQADAGTYTCRAIVPRIGVAEREVPLYVNGPPIISSEAVQYAVRGDGGKVECFIGSTPPPDRIAWAWKENFLEVGTLERYTVERTNSGSGVLSTLTINNVMEADFQTHYNCTAWNSFGPGTAIIQLEEREVLPVGIIAGATIGAGILLTFFFITLVFFLYRRRKGSRKDVTLRKLDIKVETVNREPLTMHSDREDDTASVSTATRVMKAIYSSFKDDVDLKQDLRCDTIDTREEYEMKDPTNGYYNVRAHEDRPSSRAVLYADYRAPGPARFEGRPSSRLSHSSGYAQLNTYNRAPASDYGPEPTAPGPATPAGTDTTSQLSYENYEKFSSHPFPGAAGYPTYRLGYPQVPPSALERTPFEAYDPIGKYTTATRFSYTSQHSDYGQRFQQRMQTHV; from the exons TGCCAGCTTTGGCTTTGCCAGGGACCCAGACTCGCTTCAGCCAGGAGCCAGCCGACCAGACTGTGGTGGCCGGACAGCGGGCCGTGCTTCCCTGCGTACTGCTCAACTACTCAGGAATTGTGCAATGGACCAAGGATGGGCTGGCGCTGGGCATGGGCCAAGGACTCAAAG CATGGCCGCGGTACCGGGTCGTGGGCTCTGCAGACACCGGGCAGTACAACCTGGAGATCACTGATGCCGAGCTCTCTGATGATGCCTCTTATGAATGTCAGGCCACCGAGGCTGCTCTGCGCTCCCGGCGGGCGAAACTCACCGTGCTCA TCCCTCCAGAGGATACTAGGATTGATGGAGGTCCTGTACTTCTGCTGCAAGCAGGCACCCCCCACAACCTCACATGCCGAGCCTTTAATGCCAAGCCTGCTGCTACCATCATCTGGTTCCGGGACGGGACTCAGCAGGAAGGTGCTGTGGCCAGCACG GAACTGCTGAAGGATGGGAAGAGGGAGACCACTATCAGCCAGCTGCTCATTAACCCCACAGACCTGGACATTGGGCGAGTCTTCACCTGCCGCAGCGTGAACGAGGCCATCCCGAGTGGCAAGGAGACTTCCATTGAGCTTGATGTGCACC ACCCTCCTACAGTGACGCTGTCCATTGAGCCACAGACTGTGCAAGAGGGCGAGCGTGTTGTCTTTACATGCCAGGCCACAGCCAATCCTGAAATCCTAGGCTACAG ATGGGCCAAGGGGGGCTTTTTGATTGAAGATGCCCATGAGAGTCGCTATGAGACAAATGTTGATTATTCCTTCTTCACGGAGCCTGTGTCCTGTGAGGTTTACAACAAAGTGGGCAGCACCAATGTCAGCACTTTAGTAAATGTTCACT TTGCCCCTCGGATTGTAGTTGACCCTAAACCTACGACTACAGACATTGGCTCTGATGTGACTCTCACATGTGTCTGGGTTGGGAATCCCCCCCTCACCCTCACCTGGACCAAAAAGGACTCAAACATG GTACTGAGTAACAGCAACCAGCTGCTGTTGAAGTCAGTGACCCAGGCAGATGCTGGCACCTACACCTGCCGGGCCATTGTACCTCGCATAGGAGTGGCTGAGAGGGAGGTGCCACTTTATGTGAATG GTCCCCCCATTATCTCCAGCGAGGCAGTGCAGTATGCTGTTAGGGGTGACGGTGGCAAGGTAGAATGTTTCATCGGGAGCACGCCACCCCCAGACCGCATT GCATGGGCATGGAAGGAGAACTTTCTGGAGGTGGGGACCCTGGAACGCTATACAGTGGAAAGGACCAACTCAGGCAGTGGGGTGCTGTCCACACTAACCATCAACAACGTCATGGAGGCTGACTTTCAGACCCACTATAACTGCACTGCTTGGAACAGCTTTGGGCCAGGCACAGCCATCATCCAGCTGGAAGAGAGAG AGGTGTTACCTGTGGGCATCATCGCTGGGGCCACCATCGGTGCAGGCATCCTGCTCACCTTCTTCTTTATTACCTTGGTGTTCTTCCTCTACCGGCGCCGCAAAGGCA GTCGCAAGGATGTGACCCTAAGGAAACTGGACATCAAGGTGGAAACAGTGAACCGTGAGCCACTCACAATGCATTCTGACCGGGAGGACGATACTGCCAGCGTCTCCACAGCGACTCGAGTCATGAAAGCCATCTACTCA TCCTTCAAGGATGATGTGGACCTGAAGCAGGACCTGCGCTGTGATACCATTGACACCCGGGAGGAGTATGAGATGAag GACCCCACCAATGGCTACTACAACGTGCGTGCCCACGAAGACCGACCCTCTTCCAGGGCAGTACTCTATGCTGACTACCGTGCCCCCGGCCCTGCCCGCTTCGAAGGCCGCCCCTCTTCCCGTCTCTCTCACTCCAGCGGCTATGCCCAGCTCAACACCTACAACCGGGCCCCAGCCTCCGATTACGGTCCAGAGCCCACAGCCCCTGGCCCAGCTACTCCAGCTGGCACCGACACAACCAGCCAGCTGTCGTACGAGAACTATGAGAAGTTCAGCTCCCATCCCTTCCCTGGGGCAGCAGGGTACCCCACCTATCGATTGGGTTACCCCCAAGTCCCACCTTCTGCCCTGGAACGGACCCCATTTGAGGCATATGACCCTATTGGCAAGTATACCACAGCCACTCGATTCTCCTACACATCCCAGCACTCGGACTATGGCCAGCGCTTCCAGCAGCGCATGCAGACTCATGTGTAG
- the KIRREL1 gene encoding kin of IRRE-like protein 1 isoform X4, with translation MLSLLIWILTLSDTFSQVPPEDTRIDGGPVLLLQAGTPHNLTCRAFNAKPAATIIWFRDGTQQEGAVASTELLKDGKRETTISQLLINPTDLDIGRVFTCRSVNEAIPSGKETSIELDVHHPPTVTLSIEPQTVQEGERVVFTCQATANPEILGYRWAKGGFLIEDAHESRYETNVDYSFFTEPVSCEVYNKVGSTNVSTLVNVHFAPRIVVDPKPTTTDIGSDVTLTCVWVGNPPLTLTWTKKDSNMGPRPLGSPPEAALSAQVLSNSNQLLLKSVTQADAGTYTCRAIVPRIGVAEREVPLYVNGPPIISSEAVQYAVRGDGGKVECFIGSTPPPDRIAWAWKENFLEVGTLERYTVERTNSGSGVLSTLTINNVMEADFQTHYNCTAWNSFGPGTAIIQLEEREVLPVGIIAGATIGAGILLTFFFITLVFFLYRRRKGSRKDVTLRKLDIKVETVNREPLTMHSDREDDTASVSTATRVMKAIYSSFKDDVDLKQDLRCDTIDTREEYEMKDPTNGYYNVRAHEDRPSSRAVLYADYRAPGPARFEGRPSSRLSHSSGYAQLNTYNRAPASDYGPEPTAPGPATPAGTDTTSQLSYENYEKFSSHPFPGAAGYPTYRLGYPQVPPSALERTPFEAYDPIGKYTTATRFSYTSQHSDYGQRFQQRMQTHV, from the exons TCCCTCCAGAGGATACTAGGATTGATGGAGGTCCTGTACTTCTGCTGCAAGCAGGCACCCCCCACAACCTCACATGCCGAGCCTTTAATGCCAAGCCTGCTGCTACCATCATCTGGTTCCGGGACGGGACTCAGCAGGAAGGTGCTGTGGCCAGCACG GAACTGCTGAAGGATGGGAAGAGGGAGACCACTATCAGCCAGCTGCTCATTAACCCCACAGACCTGGACATTGGGCGAGTCTTCACCTGCCGCAGCGTGAACGAGGCCATCCCGAGTGGCAAGGAGACTTCCATTGAGCTTGATGTGCACC ACCCTCCTACAGTGACGCTGTCCATTGAGCCACAGACTGTGCAAGAGGGCGAGCGTGTTGTCTTTACATGCCAGGCCACAGCCAATCCTGAAATCCTAGGCTACAG ATGGGCCAAGGGGGGCTTTTTGATTGAAGATGCCCATGAGAGTCGCTATGAGACAAATGTTGATTATTCCTTCTTCACGGAGCCTGTGTCCTGTGAGGTTTACAACAAAGTGGGCAGCACCAATGTCAGCACTTTAGTAAATGTTCACT TTGCCCCTCGGATTGTAGTTGACCCTAAACCTACGACTACAGACATTGGCTCTGATGTGACTCTCACATGTGTCTGGGTTGGGAATCCCCCCCTCACCCTCACCTGGACCAAAAAGGACTCAAACATG GGGCCCAGGCCTCTTGGCTCCCCACCCGAGGCTGCTCTTTCTGCCCAGGTACTGAGTAACAGCAACCAGCTGCTGTTGAAGTCAGTGACCCAGGCAGATGCTGGCACCTACACCTGCCGGGCCATTGTACCTCGCATAGGAGTGGCTGAGAGGGAGGTGCCACTTTATGTGAATG GTCCCCCCATTATCTCCAGCGAGGCAGTGCAGTATGCTGTTAGGGGTGACGGTGGCAAGGTAGAATGTTTCATCGGGAGCACGCCACCCCCAGACCGCATT GCATGGGCATGGAAGGAGAACTTTCTGGAGGTGGGGACCCTGGAACGCTATACAGTGGAAAGGACCAACTCAGGCAGTGGGGTGCTGTCCACACTAACCATCAACAACGTCATGGAGGCTGACTTTCAGACCCACTATAACTGCACTGCTTGGAACAGCTTTGGGCCAGGCACAGCCATCATCCAGCTGGAAGAGAGAG AGGTGTTACCTGTGGGCATCATCGCTGGGGCCACCATCGGTGCAGGCATCCTGCTCACCTTCTTCTTTATTACCTTGGTGTTCTTCCTCTACCGGCGCCGCAAAGGCA GTCGCAAGGATGTGACCCTAAGGAAACTGGACATCAAGGTGGAAACAGTGAACCGTGAGCCACTCACAATGCATTCTGACCGGGAGGACGATACTGCCAGCGTCTCCACAGCGACTCGAGTCATGAAAGCCATCTACTCA TCCTTCAAGGATGATGTGGACCTGAAGCAGGACCTGCGCTGTGATACCATTGACACCCGGGAGGAGTATGAGATGAag GACCCCACCAATGGCTACTACAACGTGCGTGCCCACGAAGACCGACCCTCTTCCAGGGCAGTACTCTATGCTGACTACCGTGCCCCCGGCCCTGCCCGCTTCGAAGGCCGCCCCTCTTCCCGTCTCTCTCACTCCAGCGGCTATGCCCAGCTCAACACCTACAACCGGGCCCCAGCCTCCGATTACGGTCCAGAGCCCACAGCCCCTGGCCCAGCTACTCCAGCTGGCACCGACACAACCAGCCAGCTGTCGTACGAGAACTATGAGAAGTTCAGCTCCCATCCCTTCCCTGGGGCAGCAGGGTACCCCACCTATCGATTGGGTTACCCCCAAGTCCCACCTTCTGCCCTGGAACGGACCCCATTTGAGGCATATGACCCTATTGGCAAGTATACCACAGCCACTCGATTCTCCTACACATCCCAGCACTCGGACTATGGCCAGCGCTTCCAGCAGCGCATGCAGACTCATGTGTAG